cagcactcgaggtgaggctgccccagtgcagagcagagcaggacaatcccctcccttgcccggtggcaatgctgtgcctgaggcaccccaggacatggttggccctcctggctgccagggcactgctggctcatgttcaccCTGACAtcgaccaggacccccaggtcacttcctccagtgctgctttccagcatctcattcctcAGTCTGTATGGCAGCTTCTGAGGGGAGGCCTAATGTATTCCTCCTGCACAAGAACAGTCTTGCCAGCATAATGCACTGAGGAGTTTCCTTTCTCTAATTCTGTCATTAGCCTTCCTTCTACTCCTAGAACAGATGGGTGCATAAAATAGTATGAGGtgatttagtttatttttatattcatctAAGGAGTCATACTCACACGTGTCTGAAAGAGCgctcttaaattttaaaaatgcatcagcaCAGTAAAAGAATAAGAACATGCCCCGGGGAGGAGTCCAGGCATCTGTTGTGCTTTTGTGGTTGTACCTGTGCTATGGAACACCTTAGCTCACAGTATCATTTCTTGGTTTCACTGAGGGGGGTGTAGGAAAGCAATGACAACTTCTCTCCTGCCTCTTGTGTAACTCATGCTCGGCTTAAAATATGTAAAGCAGTAGAAAATAGGTATGGTGAAATAATCATTTTAGCTAGCCTTTTGGATTATAATTCCTGCATTTTAAAGTCTGCAGGAGGACTATTACATTGTTCTGACACTGTGCTCTGGAGGCCTTGTGCACTCTATGCAGGGTACACTTAGATTAGTTTGTGGTAGTTCTTATGATACTGAACACTTACTGTAAATAAACTTTAAGAACATTTTGAGGTTTCTCCTCTTTTGTGGTGGGGTGGTGGTGACAGGCCTGCTGTTGGCCTCATTGTGCTGGAAAGTAGTAAAAGGAGAGCCTGTTTCTCTGCCCAGTTTGGGGAGCTGAAAGAGGAGGCTGGGCTCAGCGTTGCTGCTGTCATGTAATAGGGACTAATGTAGAACACAGCTCAAAACTGAAATTACTACAGCTGCTTCTCAGGGgagcagggggtttggaatCCTGATCTGAGCCCATCACTGAAGTTATGAAATTCTCAAATGCTCAAGAGGGAGCACTTTTATTACAAAGCATTAAATCATTTGATAGAGATGGTTCCTGCATTTTTAGAAATGGAACTGTCATCCTCTGTTCTGCTTCTGTGTAACAGTTGCTAGTGAAGCTGTGTGATTTGCCTTTGCCTTCCAGTCTTAGGAGCTTTTAGATAGCTTAATTATTTAAGGTGTTTTCCTTCTCAAGGGAGGagagcagataaaaaaaaatgagctgaGATAAAGAATTAGGTCAAGTCTCTCCCTGTAGCAGCCAAATGAACAAGagtgactgaaaaaataaaagtaaatattttctgttgatGGTAACTTCTACCAGTAAGTAATTTCTAGTCAAATGCCATGTCCTGGAATCCATCTAGGGCATTTTGATGGGCTAGTTTATAATGATACCATGGTCAGAAACTGGACTGTAATTACCCCTATCTGTCTTCTAAGGAAATGTCactgttttttaagaaatgctGAAGCAACAATTTCTATATGAACACAACACACACGTGCcattttattcattaaataaCCAAGTGAAATGTAAGATAGCTCACCAAGGTAGGCTGGCTTGGAAGACAGGAAAGGAGCCCATGGAATCAGTTCTCCTGCCCTAGGGGATGTTACTCTGAGATGATCACAAAGTTAAATTCTGGAGTAGGATTAATTTACAGAACATGTTGAATGCTTGATAAATCACAGCCTTCTTGTGGAGTGTCTGGACCAGTCACTTCAGTGTCTGTCACACCTGTGAGACAGGAAGagtgcttttttgtttttttctactCCAGAAGCATACTTTGAAGAGAAATTCACTACTGTAAGTATTTCTGCCCTTTcataaacaaaactaaacacaaATGAAGTATTCttattgctgctgttgtttctaGTTTTAAGTTTCTTCTGTTGGTGAACCATGTATGCATAGCATCAGTATGTTCTGCTGCAATGGCTCTGAGatgctgcttctctcttttttcttttttattttttgtcatgAGATGCCCCTGCTTTGGGGAGAAATATAGTTTCAAGGTATCTTAAAGGAACTTGAGCTGCCAATGCCAGAATCTGCTTGAATTAATAGTTTTGATTGATATGGCTTGGGTTGTTTGCATGGATTCCTCCATGTTTGAAGGAATTTGGCTTCCCTTTTGGATTTCAGCATTTGGGTAGGATAGAGAAACACACACTCATATATAGTTAGTTCTAGAAGTCTTCCATGCAGATACCTGAGATAAGATTTGACTGTTCTGTCATACGAGAGaaacttatttttgttttgctttcatgcTGGTGTTAAAACTGGGTCTGGTCAAAGTGAATCGGTATGTTAGTGTCTAACTGTGCAAGTGTCGTACCCACAGTGAACTCTGAAGTGGTTTAACACTGTTTTACTTGTTTTGATTCTGTCTTGCAGAGTTCCAAAGTGCTTGCAAAGAAGGAGCTCTCCTACATGCCTATCATTGGCTGGATGTGGTATTTCCTAGAGATAGTCTTTTGCAAGCGCAAGTGGGAGGAAGATCGGAAAACAGTTGTACAGAAATTGCTGAATCTCCGGGACTACCCTGAAAACTTTTGGGTGAGTGATGACTAACAAATGGAGTGTGAGGTGCCATAGTGCTTGGCAGGAATAAGGGGCACAGGCAATATGTGATGCTTACCAGGTTGTTCCTGAGACTTTGATTCATTAACTTCCTTGGGAGTATCAGGAGAATACTCTCAATTGAATTCTCTCTGGAATTTCCCATGTACCATGttgtctgttttcttctctgtagtATGGAGCCCTGCAGATATTACTGCAAAAATACCTGCACTGTGATCCACTCAGTAAATTTTGTGGTCCTTTAAATACAGGAGCTGGATAGGGGTAGATGCAGGGGTTCATGGCTATGTAACAGATGCATGTAACAATGTTGTATTGAAGCACATCAGCTATATTCTTTACCTAAGCTCCCCTCTCACCTTAGATTGCAGAGTTCATACtagtgttttttccttcctgtgatGCTGTCATTCCTGTGAAGGTGTTTGGTTGGACATGGCCTAGTAGAAGTGGAAGCCACCTGATCGGAGAAGTGGCCCATTGGAGCCATCAGCTGTGTTCCAGGGAGAGAACTGGTGTCACTTTTCAGTAACAAGAAACTCAATTTTTGCATCACCATAATTTTTAGTATTGACCCCACCTGGCATTTCCTTATCTGAGAATGAAAagtctttgaattttttctcttctcagaaATCATAAAAATTGTAGTTCTTCTGAGCTAGTGATGGCAAGAGTGCAATTCGGTTAAAGAAATGGTGTCTTAAGCAGCCTCCCTGGTCCCTACAGAAACTATTGCTGTTTCCTCATGAAGATGTATATGCTGTATTTTTCATACTCTGaaacaaacttctttttttaattgtcattGATTTAAATGAGTACTAAGCAATCAAAACTAATTTCTGTGCTTCAATGTTTAAGTGACTTCAGTGACAGGAGGTCTAGCAAAGGGGTGCTTCTGCGGTTTTAGTTTCACTTTCTCTCCAGAGATTTGCCTGTGCTCTGTGACTTTCTATACATGTAGGCAGTTCAACTCTAATCAATGAGCACAAGCCACCACCATCCTGTAGATACTCCTGTAGAGTGATTGCTAAAAAGGAGCTATACCTGTGTAAGGGAGATAATTGCTGATGCACACCTGGAGTTACTGCAGTGTggagttttaatttctttttgtaggATGACATAATGTCAAAAGGCACAACAATAGCACCTTGGAAGGGTAGACAGGCAAAGCGTGCTAAGTGAATTAGGGAGGTCCTCTCATCAGTTTCTCTATGTCTCATCAATCTGAATAACACTATGCTTGCGATACACGAGGAAAAGCACTCTTGGATGAGCTAGAACTGAAGCTGGCTGCTCAGCTAGTTTCTTCaatctctctgtcttttttggCTCCATTTTTGCTATGGTTATGAGGACTTACTTTGTGTGATTTGGCAGTGCTCTCTGGTGTGTTAGTTTGCCTTCATGCTTGGCAGAAAGCAGATGAGCAAGTGTTAAATCTCCAAAGATCTGTGTGCTCTCCCCAGCCTGCCAGTGGCAAGATTGTAATTATTCATGTCTGAGCACTTCCACTGTATAGTTCATAAGAGCGTGAGGCTTTCAGTTGTCCTGCATCTGCTGCCTTATGTCTGTTAACAACTCTCTCATTGGCATCAACTGTCTGAAGTTGTCCATGGACCTCGTGTGCCATAGGGAAAGCAAGCAAGTTGGAGTGAGGGCAAGCAAGTTGGAGTGAGGGCAAACAAGCTGGGCACTGAAGCATTTCCTAGAAATGTGTTTGGTTTATACACTTAGCAAGTTTTAGATGCTGTGATACTTGAACACTTCACCATCAGAGATTTGCAATGGGAGTATGTTCTGAGTGTTTTCTAACAGCTCATTAGAGATGGAGTGACTCATTTAGAGAAATCAAGTCATTCTGATGGCAAGTAACAGAGCAGATGTTAAAGCCTAAAGGCTGAAGTTCAAACTGGATGGCAAgtttggatttggggttttggggggttttgttggttggttgggattttttacTTCAGTCAAATAAATTACCTAAATGTGTATGTGGCTACACCTGTCCCTGCGAGCAGTGTTAATTTGGGCTCTGCTGGTGAGAATTAGAGAGACCTCTGCTCAGTCAGCAGAAGACCTGAGCTTCTGTCTAACAGTAGTTCTCTCTTGGTTTTAGTTCCTGATTCATTGTGAGGGCACAAGGTTCACAGAACAGAAGCACCAGATCAGCATGCAGGTAGCCAAAGCCAAAGGTCTGCCCAAGCTCAAGTACCACCTCCTGCCACGAACGAAGGGATTTGCTGTCACCGTGCAGTGTTTGAGAAATGTAGGTAAGGAAAGTCACAGGGGACAATGCTAAATGGTTATTTCCTCTAACTGCTGTCAGTTTGccatgcttttcttttccctgtagCGTGTGTCCTAGCAGAAAAATCCTGGGATGCTTTCAGACTGTTTTTTCACTAGCCTTTGGTCTTAGTAACAAAATCATAGATCAGTTTGTGaggttggttttggttgggtttgttttggtttggtttttgtgggagtttttttgtttggggtttttgggttttaatttattattgttttgttGTGTTAAGTGTGACTTTGTGTTGGGGAATCTCAATTGCGTATTTTGTACCCATTGGTACATATTTTGTTGTGTATTTTGTACCTGTTGTCAAAGGATAGTATTTCTCAGTATTTGCTAAGCAATTCTATTCTAAATAAAGTAAATGCATCAGTAGAGAATCTGAGGCAGTGTGTCTTAAAATATCTTCTTGTGGTAAATATCTACCtcaaataatgtaatttttaaatcaaaaaatatTCTACTTTAAATTTCTGTGTAGATTTGCTCTTTAGAGTTTCTTAGTGAAGCTGAGGAAGGGGAGTAGATCTTGACAGAAGATACATGTAGGTGAAATTTATAAACAATTTCTACATTACAGAACATGAGTAACTTTCTCTTTGTTAATACTGTTTTGAGTTCCCCATTTATTTCTGGTTACTTGCATTTGCCAGCTTCAAAGTGACATCAGTAAGAATATTGTACATGTTGCCTTTGAAGTGATATTCTTTGACTAATACTATCTATCAAAGTCTTCTGCTGTGTATTTTCACGGGCAAAGGAAAGACACTGCTAAGTAGCCATAATGTTACAGTGTCTTTGGGGTCTGGTAGATTTGTGTGTTAGACGGTTGATATGTGAGAAAGACAAaagtggtttttggtttggaaGAAAATGTTCCAGCTTGACTGAAGTTAATGTCAAaacttcttttgtctttgaaaGACATGTTTTCACGTGGCATATCTGGGATAGCTGCTGTCTAAAAGCTTCCCAGTCAGCTCGCCTGCTGTCTCTCGTATTTCTTCTACATATCCTCTGGCAAGCCAGGTAGATCATACCTCTATTGTAGCTTCCCAGGCACCCACAACTTTCTGCCCCCAAGATGGATAGCATAGCTTGGGTCCTTTCTGATCCATGAAGAAGAGGTAAGTTACATGAAGCATCCAGCAACCCCCTTAAGAGCATGGATTAGCCTTGCCTTTTGAGTAAGGGTGACTGTtctgctgagggcagggggTAGTAGACTTGAGGCACAGAAGAAGGGATGAGTCAAAACTCTGCGGCCTCTAATGCCATGAGCTGGGAATCAGAAACAGGTTATTTTGGTGgtgattttgttcttttcactGCTCTGCATAATGCAAGCTAAATATGGCGTGATGGTGGACTGATTCGtgggaaaacatttcaaaaagaaacaattttagGGAACCCCAGTGACATTTATATAAAGTGTTGGACATTCATGTGACACACTACCATAACACTTACTAGTACcctaaatatttgaaataaccttcagaaaaagaagactGAGTTGCTAGATGACTTACTCATTTAGAGGAGTATGTCACTACCTCAATCCAGAAGCTGTGACTTGCTGGATCAAGCAGTGTAAGGCCAGTAAGAAGGTAGAATTTCCCTGTGAGGGTTCAAGGAGAAGCAGAGTCATAACTTCTTATATAGAGTTTCAGCAAAAACTGTCGATCTTAAAAATTCAACCAACAAACCTCTGAAGGTTTGATGACCCCCAGATTGGTGTTGCAGGTTCTTCTAGGTTTGTTGCTTTACTTGCCTTGTTACTTTTTGCAATGAGAGGGAGATAGAAGTGTTACTGCCTGGATTACTACTTGTTTCTCTCCTATAGAGATAAGGGGTACCTGTGAAGAGCATCTGAAAACAATGTCTTATTTTTTAGAACTCCTTGTGGCATTATTATGTACAGATAAGAAGGAAGTCCGTGGATTTTTTTGAATAGAGAATGTGATGGGAGTCTCTTTTGACAGTCCATGATCTAAtctctaatttatttttctctagaaATTAGGTCATATCCCTGTGCATCTTTAAAAGTGAGAGACTAGTGCTGAGCTGCCTGTCCCATTTTGGGCTCTGCCATTTAGGCTAATGCACCTTCTGCTCTCCCGCAAGGGTGGTGGGCCTGGCTGGAGTGCCTTGCGGAGGGGTGTAGGGGCAGCACGATGTAGCAGTGAAGCCAAGTCACAGGTTTGGGACCAGTTCACAGCTGCatgggacagagctgctgtcccatttttttttcctcctttctgacAAGGATGTGATTCAACTTGTCAGAACCGGTAATATTATAGGATGGGTAGATGCTGGTTTCTCTGGCTGTAGATGTAATTCACCCATGGCAGCAGTGATCCCAGGCTGGTCCTCTTCAAACCTTTGTATCAGCTCTTAGTGCTACCTGCTGCAGTCACTCTGGAAGAAGTTCTGAAGTAGTTCTGCAGTAGTTGGAAATAGACATTGGTGACATCAGAGTGGCAAGCCCATCTGTTCTGAAAAGCTTAGTTTCAGAAGGAGTTTATTTAATGTGCATACACTGGAAGCTGCCTCCATACCAGTGATGCCATATCTGTCAGCATAAGCAGATGTATTTGGATAAAAATACCTTTCATGCAAAATAACAAGGAAAGAGCCTTCCCTCCTTACTAATTTCTTTCATAAGTGATAATggaattcttttttcctccaagacTGACTTTCACAAATTCAGATCTCGGTACATAATTTGATTCttaaagaaatgctttcaatattttctgaatttgttctgATATTTTTGTCAGTGACCATCCCTACCAGTATGGTTTTACAGATGCAGTCCCCAGGAACTTAGTTTCTAGAGGCTGTTCACTGTCTTAATAAATTGCTGTTTGCTACCTGTACTGTTCATGGAAGCAAATGCAAATACAAATCTATTTCTCAAACACTCATCCATTACTTACAGTAAAAGTAGATGTCATAAATACTGCAAAAGATATATTTAGCTGTTACTTTTATTGCCTGGCTGCATATCAGGCAGTtcctttcagctgcttttatttagTTAAGGCTTGtacttaaaaatatctttcatgATGGATTGTAGATAAGcccaggttttgttttgtacCTTTTCCTCCAGTTGTGCATGCCTGGGAACTGTTGTCCTAGAGGGAATGCATGAGAATAAATTCCAGGATGATATTTTTGCGGAGTTCAATATGACAGTTTTGGGGTATtgcaatgactttttttttcccatgagcTGTACTTTagtcctggattttttttttcaagtgggTTTCTCTTCATCATCCAGAGCAAGTTACCAAGTTGGAGAGGATGAGTGGTTTTTGTTCAAGCTGGCCAGATTAATGAAGTGTTAAATCAAAGGATTGTGTCAAGATGGTGTCACATCAGCAGTACAGTGAACTTCACTGtaccttcccctcccttttccaaTCTTCAGATTGTTTTGTGCTCGTATGAAGGTGCATGTAGCCATACTCATTGCCTGTATGTTGATTTGTAAGTGAATCACCCTGGCATAATCCACCATGGCCAAAAAATAATGTGTGAAATTCAAGAGGACAGTCAGAGTAAGAAAAATCCTCTCTAGATATGTAATCCGAAGATTTTTTTAGGTTGAAGTTAAGAAATTAAATCTTAAATTCTTAAGTACAGCTCTCTGTCAGAATGCTGTAGAAGGAACCAAAAGTTAAtgatatgaaaaaaaagctggGCAGAGattagaaaacagaacaaaaaacctaattgttttttgacagaaataaaaggcattcaaatatttctgcttggtttttaatgaaaaagaggTTTTAAGATACAACTCCTTcgaaaaaaatatttcacaattGAAGCAAAACTTCTCAAATGCTGCTTATATTAGCCTGAGAGTGAGACAGCTGCAATGTTTTCAAGATACTATGGAGTTGGTTTTCTTACTTGTTTTAGAATGGGAATTTTCTGGTCTCTTCAGCTTTTGGATGAGAAAGTCATGAGATGCCCAATTCTAATTACGCAATTGCAAAATCCATGTTTAATGATAACCAGTTCCAGTGTGTCACACAGCATGGTAGTCCTGCTTTTACTGTGGAACCTTTCTggcaaattttaatttcatgcaGTCTTTTTCTTGGACACTTTCATTGTTGTTCTTTTCCTGCACTCTCAGAATGAGAAAGCTAAAATCTTTAGTTATCTTCAGTTATATCTGGATAACAGAAGTCTGTTTACTCCTGCACATTGCTGTCATTGTCTTGGGTTTGGCACTGCTTTGCACCAAAAGATCACAGTGTGTTAGTAAAAGGGACTGGACTGAATGTCAAACTACAGACCAGCTGGAACCTggaatagcattttttttccctggagaaaaggaaaactctgTGTGAGCCTGTCAGCACATAAGGATGTTCCTGTCCATCTCCACAGAAGTTTTTTTCATAACATGAGAACTGTCTTCCAATGTATCTCAACAAAAACCCAATTCATATAAAAACCCAAATGTAGATGCCTTGTAAGAGATGGAAGGAAAAGTGTTGTGTATATCATACTTTGCTTTATTGCATCCCTATTGTTGTTAGAATAATCTCATGCTATTAAAGAATAAACTAAGAAGCTTACACTGTATAAACCAAACTGAGCTCTCATTTTCCTTCAATTACATTGGATTAGTAAATTAGAGTAAATGAGTAAAATCCTTCTACACTAAGAAGCTTAAAAATGGAGgcagataatttatttttttaaaaaagtaatttcagacTTGTATTGTACGAGGAGAGTAGTGTGCTTGAAGTAGATTTTGGCTTGTTTTGAGTTTGAGCTAAGAACCCAACTGTAGTAGGAAAAGAACGGAGTTGTTAGTGAGGGACAGAGTCTTTTTGCAGTGACAGGggttttgcctttgttttcaggATTTCCTTTCAGCACTGAAGCCAGGCTGTTCTGTTCTGCACTATGAATTCTATTTTGCAGTAACAAATGATGTGGTGAGTTTCTGGGAGCTGAATGCTGAGACCAAACCATATTTATCTCTCATAGCTAGAGAGGTttcaaaaccaacagcaaatCTGTCCTGTGTAATAAGTCTGTCTTAGGTGGGTCAAGAGCTCTCACAATAAAGTTTCACCACATGCATTTTTATTCGTTATTGCAAAACTCTAGAGCAGAAAACCTAAAATACAACAGGCTACACATGAAAATGCATCTTAGTCACTTTTgtgacaaaaaataaacaagttttTTTGCTGTCATTGCTCTTAGAGTTCATACCATGATGCACAACTGATTTCAGTCTCAGGAAAATGAATCATTCTCAGGTAATTTTATGACATCAGGAAAATAGCGTATCTAAGGATGTGTTCAAATAAACTTTTTTGCAATGCTTCATGTGGTTTTAAAGTGAATGCTTTAATGCTTTTCCTGTAGAAACTGCTTGTTACTGCTCTTTTAGTTTATCTGCCATCAGCCTTTGCAAATGGTTCTACTGTTCCCGCTCAGTCCTGAGGTGCACAGTTTTCTCAGTGCTGCAAGTTTAGCTGCAGTTTTGTTCAGCAGAACTTTCATGTTACATTCCTCACATCTGCATGTCTTCACAACAGCAGCCAGCTCACATGAGATGTGGTGTGCcattctctctctgcctttgctCCATAGCAAGTGTCTGAGTTACCAGACAATGGACGTGAACCAGGAGCTGCTTTGGACCCCAGCGATTTATGTCTGTACTAAGCCCTCCTGCTGTAGGAtgtctctcacacacacactttaCCTATTCTTAGTCAAAGGGTGTGTGTTGTTTATTGTTTATGAAATGTGTATCTGCCTGGTTGTTTCCTCAGATTTAGGGGGCAGTTGTTGATTcacagtgaactgaaaaaggtaACAGTTCTGCAACCATTTGACTCCTAGGAAGACCTAGGTGTATTCTGTCAGAAGCTGTAGCTGTGTTCCTATGCCCATCATTCTGCACCTGATGAGGAAGGAGGTAAGAGTGGCTGGAGAGCAAACCTTCCCATTCTGCTGGTGCAGTTCCTGAAAGAGTCACTGGTTATTTGGCTTCTGAACACATGTATGTTGAATATTCTGTTGTCATTTTTTCCTTGGTGACAGCTCAAACTGTGGTGCTATTGCTGATAACTTACTTAAATATTCTCCTTGTCTGAGAGAGAATGACTTATTTCTGTTGTATTACTACAGTAAGCACATAACCTGTTTCTCTTCTTGTAGTTTCTGCAGTCTATGATTCTACCcttaattttagaaataatgaaaatccAACATTGCTGGGAGTtctaaatggaaagaaatatcaTGCAGATTTATATGTAAGGCAAGTAATCCATATCTTAATTCCTTTTTAGGAGTGTGTACTTGAAATCACAATTGGTTAAATAAGGGAATGTTTTCAAGTGGGTAACAGAAAGCAGATCTCTACCAACCTGGCTTCACAGACCTTCagataaaaattcatttctgtttctagtAAAGTTCTGTGATTATAAGTACATGAGGAGCCCATAAATGTCTACAGaactttttgttgttatttttctatTCATTTGCGTGTCTGttagctcagcagcagcagtggggccTCTTTTCACTCAAGTGGCCTGAATACCAAACACCAACCAAGTGTTAAGGTGGAGCTGCTTTATACCTGTCTCTGACACAGGAGTTCCAGAGATAGTTCCAGCTCCTCTGGTGGAGGTTGGGCTCAGGACTTTTCCTATCTGCTGGTGTAGTTGTTGATGTACTTGACTGCTGCATCCTCCCTACCAAGAAGGGGGTtgtttaataaagaaaacattacctggattctttttcattaatgtTTCTATAAATTACAAATACCCCAATGGCTTCCCATGATCTTAATGGAAAAGAGCCAATTCCCAGGTGAGGTTCTACCAGCAGCACCTATGCTACAGGCACCCAGGGCATGTGATGATGTAGGGTTGGAGCACAGGAGCCTAGAAGTGATGCTGCAAGTGATCAGGAGTTTATCATAACCCCTTTAGAGCTATAGTGGACCAGTGAGCTGGTCCTGTTTCTTTATCCTGGATACCAGCATGAAGTGGAATAGAGtgaccttttctttttacttctccttttctgcctgtttgtagaagtattttttcagaactgttttTGTCCAAGGGTAAAAAGAAAGTTTCTCTTGATTCCTCTTCCCATGTGGTAGCTCAGCCTAGTGTCCTCGTGTTTGGTGTACACAGCCTGGCTGGATGGCATTCACGGAGCCCTGCCTTTGTAAgtcagctccagcagagcagagggcttCCTCTTGCTGTGTCTTGCTTTAcaccattccagcctgctgcagtcAGTCTGGCAGAGTACAGAAATTGCTTTTCATGACTCAGGGTAGCTGTTTGCCTATCCTGAAAAGCTCTTACAGGCAGGGTAAACCTCATGGCTAAATTTGTTTTGGCAGTTAGTTGGAAACTATCACAAATTTCTTCAAAATCCTCCATATTTGCTTGTTGAAGTGCTGAAGGTGTTGCACAAgttaaaaaaaggtgaaaaatgtaGTGAGTCTTCTGTCAGATAATCTGTATAATGCAAGTGCTGTTCACGGAAGCCAAAGTATTTAATATTGTTCAATTTCTGTTGTTTACCATTGGCAGGCGGATTCCACTAGAGGACGTCCCAGAAGATGAGCAGGAATGTTCTACCTGGCTCCACAAACTATATCAAGAAAAGGTTAGTTTTTCTGTCAAGACAGCACTTGTGAGCCACTAGTGCTCGGTTATTTATAGTGCTAGTAGACCTTTACAGTGTGCATGTGTAGTGTCCTAATTTGGAGGCTTGGGGTgagttggtttgtttggttttcagggTAAGTGCTCTGTTTCTCTACGTACAAACTGATCTTGTGCTGCCAGTCgtgtttgctttcattttgtaCATAGAGCAACAAGAAGAAAGCTTAAACAAGCCTTTCTA
The window above is part of the Corvus moneduloides isolate bCorMon1 chromosome 3, bCorMon1.pri, whole genome shotgun sequence genome. Proteins encoded here:
- the AGPAT4 gene encoding 1-acyl-sn-glycerol-3-phosphate acyltransferase delta isoform X2: MVMLLEWWSGTDCTLYTDPESYHKYGKENAIVILNHNFEIDFLCGWNFCERFGVLGSSKVLAKKELSYMPIIGWMWYFLEIVFCKRKWEEDRKTVVQKLLNLRDYPENFWFLIHCEGTRFTEQKHQISMQVAKAKGLPKLKYHLLPRTKGFAVTVQCLRNVVSAVYDSTLNFRNNENPTLLGVLNGKKYHADLYVRRIPLEDVPEDEQECSTWLHKLYQEKDAFQEEYYRTGTYPAVPIIPPRRPWTLLNWLFWALLLLYPLFKLLINMINSGSSLTLASFAFVIIIASVGVRWMIGVTEINKGSTYGNNDNKQKQK